The following proteins are co-located in the Telopea speciosissima isolate NSW1024214 ecotype Mountain lineage chromosome 9, Tspe_v1, whole genome shotgun sequence genome:
- the LOC122639141 gene encoding probable F-box protein At4g22060 → MDSRNTSVFMGEILSSSPQNEKEKIMEQSQEYCSKWVELPDHITEMISNRLGFPDILRFGSVCKPWRSVSNETRRHRCSLSSQQSYVPMVLFEYNLKKGTFGFFSFEEGKVYWISLDIAPASQCLGCYEGWLVMLSPYLPNCFVLNPFTGTRIDLPCFNNLGVDISKVIFLSNPLDITSKKPNFDCTVVALNSLKTELNMCRLGDESCTIMKLDGHGQILGSLIFYKGEIYVMSRSGELWTVNLAGPKPSAHKREIVFPEIISSSLHEYQVECYLVESEENLLLILRFKKKRVRKTVKFMIYRLVESAAEYMLERVPFLADDQVLFVGRFCSKSVSTSQWKGLQGNSIYFTDDKVLKYKKGLEYPEKGIFNVKTGNIGPYNLSFDLYPFDMPHIWITPSI, encoded by the coding sequence ATGGATTCAAGAAACACTTCAGTCTTCATGGGAGAGATCCTCAGCTCATCCCCTCagaatgagaaagagaagatcatGGAGCAAAGTCAAGAATATTGCTCAAAATGGGTTGAGCTTCCTGATCACATCACTGAGATGATATCTAATCGTCTTGGTTTCCCAGACATTCTCCGATTCGGTTCTGTCTGCAAGCCATGGAGATCGGTTTCAAATGAGACAAGGAGACATCGTTGCAGTCTCTCTTCGCAGCAGTCATATGTTCCAATGGTTTTGTTCGAATACAATTTGAAGAAAGGAACCTTTGGTTTCTTCAGTTTTGAAGAGGGTAAGGTATATTGGATCAGCTTAGACATAGCCCCAGCTTCACAATGCCTTGGATGCTATGAGGGCTGGTTAGTTATGTTGTCACCCTACCTTCCCAATTGCTTTGTATTGAATCCTTTCACAGGAACCCGAAtcgatcttccatgcttcaataacctaggggttgacaTCTCAAAGGTGATCTTTCTCTCCAATCCTCTTGATATCACTTCTAAGAAGCCTAACTTTGATTGTACTGTTGTAGCTTTAAACTCTTTGAAGACCGAACTGAACATGTGTAGGCTCGGAGATGAGTCTTGTACTATCATGAAATTGGATGGTCATGGCCAGATTCTTGGTAGCCTTATATTTTACAAGGGAGAGATTTATGTAATGTCAAGAAGTGGGGAGCTTTGGACTGTAAATTTGGCAGGTCCCAAGCCTAGTGCCCATAAACGCGAAATTGTTTTCCCAGAAATTATTTCTAGTTCTCTTCATGAATATCAGGTAGAATGTTACCTGGTAGAGTCAGAAGAGAACTTGTTATTGATTTTAAGGTTCAAGAAAAAAAGGGTTAGAAAAACAGTCAAATTTATGATTTACAGGCTAGTAGAAAGTGCTGCTGAATATATGTTGGAAAGAGTACCCTTTCTTGCTGATGATCAAGTGTTGTTCGTAGGGAGATTTTGTTCCAAATCTGTCTCAACAAGTCAATGGAAAGGACTGCAAGGGAACTCAATCTACTTCACTGATGACAAAGTTCTGAAATACAAGAAGGGTTTAGAATATCCTGAAAAGGGTATTTTCAATGTTAAGACTGGAAACATTGGTCCTTATAATCTTTCATTTGATTTGTATCCATTCGACATGCCGCACATTTGGATCACCCCTTCAATTTga